Proteins encoded by one window of Streptomyces sp. NBC_01477:
- a CDS encoding branched-chain amino acid ABC transporter permease → MHTLPQQLANGLFIGSMYGLIAIGYTMVYGIVQLINFAHGEIYMTGAFGALAVYTNLPDGISIWAALPLMLAGGAVVSVLIAVGAERLAYRPLRGAPRLAPLITAIGLSLALQQAVFLWYPNATSGKTFPQLPGGPFHIGSVDIQSGDIFLVVAAVVCMAGLAAFVRTSRTGRAMQATAQDPDTAQLMGIDTNRIIVIAFAIGGFFAAVAGLASGIKYGQIKYDIGFQAGLKAFTAAVLGGIGNIYGAMLGGLVLGVAESCASAYISNIPGMEQLGGGSWANVWAFVLLIIVLLVRPQGLLGERVADRA, encoded by the coding sequence GTGCACACCCTGCCGCAACAGCTGGCCAACGGGCTGTTCATCGGCTCGATGTACGGGCTCATCGCCATCGGCTACACGATGGTGTACGGCATCGTCCAGCTCATCAACTTCGCCCACGGCGAGATCTACATGACCGGCGCCTTCGGGGCCCTCGCGGTCTACACGAACCTCCCCGACGGCATATCCATCTGGGCCGCCCTGCCCCTCATGCTGGCCGGCGGCGCGGTCGTGTCCGTGCTGATCGCCGTCGGCGCGGAGAGGCTCGCGTACCGCCCGCTGCGGGGCGCGCCACGGCTGGCACCGCTGATCACCGCCATCGGCCTCTCGCTCGCGCTCCAGCAGGCAGTCTTCCTGTGGTACCCGAACGCCACCAGTGGAAAAACCTTCCCGCAGCTGCCCGGCGGCCCCTTCCACATCGGCTCCGTCGACATCCAGAGCGGCGACATCTTCCTCGTCGTCGCCGCAGTGGTCTGCATGGCGGGACTCGCCGCCTTCGTCCGCACCTCCCGCACCGGCCGCGCCATGCAGGCCACCGCGCAGGACCCGGACACCGCGCAGCTCATGGGCATCGACACCAATCGCATCATCGTGATCGCCTTCGCCATCGGCGGCTTCTTCGCCGCCGTCGCCGGACTCGCCTCCGGCATCAAATACGGCCAGATCAAGTACGACATCGGCTTCCAGGCCGGGCTCAAGGCCTTCACCGCCGCCGTGCTCGGCGGCATCGGCAACATCTACGGCGCCATGCTCGGCGGCCTCGTCCTCGGCGTCGCCGAATCCTGCGCCTCCGCGTACATCTCCAACATCCCCGGCATGGAACAGCTCGGCGGCGGCAGTTGGGCCAACGTCTGGGCCTTCGTCCTGCTCATCATCGTCCTGCTGGTCAGGCCCCAGGGCCTGCTGGGCGAGCGCGTCGCGGACAGGGCGTGA
- a CDS encoding pyridoxal phosphate-dependent decarboxylase family protein, with protein sequence MPGLAGGRHGPAELRPLVETVLAALEQGAAARGGPLPAGGPKETARRVAGALGRPLPADGTGAHEALHTLVREVARGAADPADPHCAAHLHCPPLALSAAAELAAAALNPSLDSWDQAPAATEIETRVAAALAAVVYPDLPAPDALMTTGGTESNQLALLLARERAAGGPRVQVVCGANAHHSVQRAAWLLGLPSPVVVRTPAGVLDPADVDAALDELPGRALLVATAGTTDTGAIDPLPQLAQAAARHGAELHVDAAYGGTLLFSRHESGKLDGLQSAVSVTLDLHKLGWQPVAAGLLAVPDGAALRPLGHQADYLNAADDTEAGLPDLLGRSLRTTRRPDVLKIAVTLRALGREGLGALVDAVCGHAHQLADAVDRHPALDLRGRPVISTVLFRPKDTDDEQVAALRRELMHEGRAVLGRAAADGRLWLKATVLNPHIRPQDLDALLRLVTDARARQTRAAP encoded by the coding sequence ATGCCCGGCCTGGCGGGCGGGCGCCACGGCCCGGCCGAACTGCGCCCCCTGGTCGAAACAGTGCTGGCCGCCCTGGAGCAGGGCGCAGCCGCCCGCGGCGGCCCGCTGCCCGCGGGCGGCCCGAAGGAGACCGCCAGGCGCGTGGCCGGCGCCCTGGGCCGGCCCCTGCCGGCCGACGGCACCGGCGCCCACGAAGCCCTGCACACCCTCGTGCGGGAAGTGGCGCGGGGCGCCGCCGACCCGGCGGACCCGCACTGCGCCGCCCACCTGCACTGCCCGCCCCTCGCCCTGTCCGCGGCAGCGGAATTAGCCGCGGCCGCGCTGAATCCGTCGCTGGACTCCTGGGACCAGGCCCCGGCCGCCACCGAGATCGAGACGCGGGTCGCGGCGGCGCTGGCCGCGGTGGTCTACCCGGACCTGCCGGCCCCCGACGCGCTGATGACGACCGGCGGCACGGAGTCCAACCAGCTGGCGCTGCTGCTGGCGCGGGAGCGGGCGGCCGGCGGGCCGCGCGTGCAGGTGGTGTGCGGGGCGAACGCCCACCACAGCGTGCAGCGCGCCGCCTGGCTGCTCGGCCTGCCGAGCCCGGTCGTCGTACGGACCCCCGCCGGTGTCCTCGACCCGGCCGACGTGGACGCCGCCCTCGACGAACTGCCCGGCCGCGCCCTGCTCGTGGCGACCGCGGGCACCACCGACACCGGCGCGATCGACCCGCTGCCGCAGCTCGCGCAGGCCGCCGCCCGGCACGGCGCCGAGCTGCACGTCGACGCGGCCTACGGCGGCACACTGCTGTTCAGCCGGCACGAGTCCGGCAAGCTCGACGGGCTGCAGTCCGCCGTGTCCGTCACCCTCGACCTGCACAAACTCGGCTGGCAGCCGGTCGCGGCGGGCCTGCTGGCCGTACCCGACGGCGCCGCGCTGCGACCGCTGGGCCACCAGGCGGACTACCTCAACGCCGCCGACGACACCGAAGCGGGGCTGCCCGATCTGCTGGGCAGGTCGCTGCGCACCACCCGCCGCCCCGATGTGCTGAAGATCGCCGTCACCCTGCGGGCGCTGGGCCGCGAGGGCCTCGGCGCCCTGGTGGACGCCGTCTGCGGGCACGCGCACCAGCTCGCCGACGCGGTCGACCGGCACCCGGCGCTCGACCTGCGCGGGCGGCCCGTGATCAGCACCGTCCTCTTCCGCCCCAAGGACACCGACGACGAGCAGGTGGCGGCGCTGCGGCGGGAGCTGATGCACGAGGGCCGGGCGGTGCTCGGGCGGGCGGCGGCGGACGGCCGGCTGTGGCTCAAAGCGACCGTGCTCAACCCGCACATCCGCCCGCAGGACCTCGACGCCCTGCTCCGCCTGGTGACCGACGCGCGGGCCAGGCAGACCCGGGCGGCGCCGTGA
- the pyk gene encoding pyruvate kinase has product MRRAKIVCTLGPATDSYDQIKALVEAGMDVARLNLSHGSYAEHEDRYRRVRKASDETGRSVGILVDLQGPKIRLGRFADGPVLLERGDEFTITADDIEGDQQICGTTYKGLPADVARGERILVDDGRVTLEVTDVEGPRVHTMCIEGGMISDNKGLNLPGVAVSVPALSDKDIRDLRWGLRVGADLIALSFVRSGRDVEDVLRIMAEEDRRIPVIAKIEKPQAVDNLEEIVDAFDGIMVARGDLGVEMPLEAVPLVQKRAVKLAKRNAKPVIVATQMLESMIDNSRPTRAEASDVANAVMDGTDAVMLSGETSVGKYPIETVKTMSRIVAAAEEDMLTAGLPPLTDQNKPRTQGGAVARAAAEMGDFLGARFLVAFTQSGDTVRRLSRYRSPIPVLAFTPEPATRSQLNLTWGVEAFLGPMVQTTDEMVQQVDEELLRIGRCKKGDVVVITAGSPPGMPGTTNMVRVHHIGEDDSPKS; this is encoded by the coding sequence ATGCGCCGAGCGAAAATTGTCTGCACCCTGGGTCCCGCCACCGACTCCTACGACCAGATCAAGGCATTGGTCGAGGCCGGTATGGACGTGGCACGCCTGAACCTGAGCCACGGAAGCTACGCCGAGCACGAGGACCGGTACCGACGGGTACGCAAGGCGTCGGACGAGACCGGCCGCAGCGTGGGCATCCTGGTCGACCTTCAGGGCCCGAAGATCAGGCTCGGGCGTTTCGCCGACGGACCTGTACTCCTTGAACGCGGTGACGAGTTCACCATCACCGCCGACGACATCGAGGGCGACCAGCAGATCTGCGGCACCACGTACAAGGGCCTGCCCGCGGACGTGGCACGCGGCGAGCGGATCCTGGTCGACGACGGCCGGGTCACCCTGGAGGTCACCGACGTGGAGGGGCCGCGGGTGCACACCATGTGCATCGAGGGCGGCATGATCTCCGACAACAAGGGCCTGAACCTGCCGGGCGTCGCGGTGTCGGTGCCCGCGCTGTCCGACAAAGACATCCGCGACCTGCGCTGGGGCCTGCGGGTCGGCGCCGACCTCATCGCGCTGTCCTTCGTGCGCTCCGGGCGGGACGTCGAGGACGTGCTGCGGATCATGGCCGAGGAGGACCGCAGAATCCCGGTGATCGCCAAGATCGAGAAGCCGCAGGCGGTCGACAACCTCGAAGAGATCGTGGACGCCTTCGACGGCATCATGGTCGCCCGCGGCGACCTCGGCGTCGAGATGCCGCTGGAGGCCGTCCCGCTGGTGCAGAAGCGGGCCGTCAAGCTCGCCAAGCGCAACGCCAAGCCGGTCATCGTCGCCACCCAGATGCTCGAATCGATGATCGACAACTCCCGCCCCACCCGCGCCGAGGCCAGCGACGTGGCCAACGCGGTGATGGACGGCACCGACGCGGTGATGCTGTCGGGCGAGACCAGCGTCGGCAAGTACCCGATCGAGACGGTCAAGACCATGTCGCGGATCGTGGCCGCCGCAGAGGAGGACATGCTGACCGCGGGGCTGCCGCCGCTCACCGACCAGAACAAACCGCGCACCCAGGGCGGCGCCGTCGCCCGGGCCGCCGCCGAGATGGGCGACTTCCTCGGCGCCCGCTTCCTGGTCGCCTTCACCCAGTCCGGCGACACCGTCCGCCGGCTGTCCCGCTACCGCTCGCCGATCCCGGTGCTGGCCTTCACCCCCGAGCCGGCCACCCGCTCCCAGCTGAACCTGACCTGGGGAGTGGAGGCCTTCCTCGGCCCCATGGTGCAGACCACCGACGAGATGGTCCAGCAGGTGGATGAGGAACTGCTGCGGATCGGCCGCTGCAAGAAGGGCGACGTCGTCGTCATCACCGCCGGCTCGCCGCCCGGGATGCCCGGCACCACCAATATGGTCCGGGTCCACCACATCGGCGAGGACGACTCACCGAAGTCGTAA
- a CDS encoding bifunctional metallophosphatase/5'-nucleotidase, whose protein sequence is MPLNRRDFINRSAATGAGVALAGTAGAVAAAGPAQASEQGRGHGHGHPSTTFSLRVLGTTDLHGHALNWDYFTNAEYDDATHNDVGLAKVATLVEQARAEKGHDRTLLIDAGDIIQGTQLSYYYARVEPISGARRGPQHPMALAMNHMKYDAAALGNHEFNYGIPLLRAFQDQCDFPLLAANAVDATTLKPAFPPYLVKEIKVHGGRPVKVGVLGLTNPGIAVWDKANVQGRMAFPGLVEQAKIYVPKLRALGCDVVICTDHSGLDGSTSYGDAVPYPENASSLVAAQVPGIDAILVGHTHVERPQTLVVNEQTGKTVVLSEPLMWGMRLSVFDIDLAFDRGRWHVTSVTAEVRNANTVAEDPHVAKLVRGEHQKVVDYVNQVVGTCTAAMSAAESTYKDTPIIDFLNLVQADTVKAALAGTAYAALPVLSEASPFSRTAAIPAGQVSLRDVAGLYVYENTLDAKILTGAQVKDYLEWSAAYYVQTAPGAPVDVTKITNANNTPDYSYDVLSGVSYDIDIAQPVGSRIVNLTAGGAPIDPAAQFVLAVNNYRSSGGSNYPHVAAAQSVWSNSDEIRNTIIAWVQAHGTIDPSSFGTDQWRLTRAGVPLFA, encoded by the coding sequence ATGCCGCTCAACCGCAGGGACTTCATCAACCGCTCGGCCGCCACCGGCGCCGGTGTGGCGCTGGCGGGCACCGCGGGCGCGGTCGCCGCGGCCGGCCCGGCGCAGGCCTCCGAGCAGGGCCGCGGCCACGGCCACGGCCACCCGTCCACGACGTTCAGCCTGCGGGTGCTGGGCACCACCGACCTGCACGGCCACGCCCTGAACTGGGACTACTTCACCAACGCCGAGTACGACGACGCCACCCACAACGACGTCGGCCTGGCCAAGGTCGCCACCCTGGTCGAGCAGGCCCGCGCCGAGAAGGGCCACGACCGTACGCTGCTGATCGACGCGGGCGACATCATCCAGGGCACCCAGCTGTCGTACTACTACGCCCGGGTGGAGCCGATCAGCGGCGCCCGGCGCGGCCCGCAGCACCCGATGGCGCTGGCCATGAACCACATGAAGTACGACGCGGCGGCCCTGGGCAACCACGAGTTCAACTACGGCATCCCGCTGCTGCGCGCCTTCCAGGACCAGTGCGACTTCCCGCTGCTGGCCGCCAACGCGGTGGACGCCACCACCCTCAAGCCCGCCTTCCCGCCCTACCTGGTCAAGGAGATCAAGGTGCACGGCGGCCGGCCGGTCAAGGTCGGCGTCCTCGGCCTGACCAACCCCGGCATCGCGGTGTGGGACAAGGCCAATGTGCAGGGCAGGATGGCCTTCCCCGGCCTGGTGGAGCAGGCGAAGATCTACGTGCCCAAGCTCCGCGCGCTGGGCTGCGACGTGGTCATCTGCACCGACCACTCCGGCCTGGACGGCAGCACCTCCTACGGCGACGCCGTGCCCTACCCGGAGAACGCCTCCTCGCTGGTCGCCGCCCAGGTGCCCGGCATCGACGCGATACTGGTCGGCCACACCCACGTGGAGCGCCCGCAGACCCTGGTCGTCAACGAGCAGACCGGCAAAACCGTGGTGCTGTCCGAGCCGCTGATGTGGGGCATGCGCCTGTCGGTCTTCGACATCGACCTGGCCTTCGACCGCGGCCGCTGGCACGTCACCTCGGTCACCGCCGAGGTGCGCAACGCCAACACCGTCGCCGAGGACCCGCACGTGGCCAAGCTGGTGCGCGGCGAGCACCAGAAGGTCGTGGACTACGTCAACCAGGTGGTCGGCACCTGTACGGCCGCGATGTCGGCGGCGGAGTCCACGTACAAGGACACCCCGATCATCGACTTCCTGAACCTGGTGCAGGCCGACACCGTGAAGGCCGCGCTGGCCGGCACCGCGTACGCCGCGCTGCCGGTGCTGTCCGAGGCGTCGCCCTTCTCGCGGACCGCGGCGATCCCGGCCGGGCAGGTCTCGCTGCGCGACGTGGCGGGCCTGTACGTCTACGAGAACACCCTGGACGCCAAGATCCTCACCGGCGCCCAGGTCAAGGACTACCTGGAGTGGTCAGCGGCGTACTACGTGCAGACCGCGCCGGGCGCGCCGGTCGACGTCACGAAGATCACCAACGCCAACAACACCCCCGACTACAGCTACGACGTGCTCAGCGGGGTGTCGTACGACATCGACATCGCGCAGCCGGTCGGTTCGCGGATCGTGAACCTCACCGCGGGCGGCGCTCCGATTGATCCGGCCGCGCAGTTCGTGCTCGCGGTGAACAACTACCGCTCCAGCGGCGGCAGCAACTACCCGCACGTGGCGGCGGCCCAGTCGGTGTGGTCGAACTCCGACGAGATCCGCAACACGATCATCGCCTGGGTGCAGGCGCACGGCACGATCGACCCGTCGTCCTTCGGCACCGACCAGTGGCGGCTCACCCGCGCCGGAGTGCCGCTGTTCGCGTAG
- a CDS encoding branched-chain amino acid ABC transporter substrate-binding protein, whose translation MRHRSLLILTTVLTTGALTLTACGSRSDDDKGSSTGGSGSTSGAKNNVTVVIGVDAPLTGANSATGLGLQYGAQIAVDDANSKNLVPGVTFKIQAKDDKAQPATGQQNATAFTSDNTVIAAVGPLNSGVAQSMQQVFANANMVEISPANTNPALTQGKDWATGKKVRPFPTYFRTATTDANQGGFAGDYAFNTIKKTNAFVVDDKQTYGAGLAGIFKTKFTSLGGKIAGTDHVNTGDTDYSTLVTKIKNSHADMVYYGGQYDESEQITKQLKAAGVKIPLMGGDGMYSDTYITTAGPAAEGDLVTSVGVPVTTLQTATDFIAAYKAKKYPGDYGTYGGYSYDATTAIIKAVKVVADANGGKLPAIPDARKAVVDAVQKTDFDGVAGHVSFDEFGDTTNKQLTVYQVKSGKWVAVKSGTYTG comes from the coding sequence GTGCGACACCGTTCCTTGCTGATTCTGACCACCGTACTCACCACAGGAGCCCTTACTCTCACTGCTTGCGGCTCGCGCAGCGACGACGACAAGGGCAGCAGCACCGGCGGCTCAGGCAGCACCTCGGGTGCCAAGAACAACGTCACCGTGGTGATCGGCGTCGACGCACCCCTGACCGGCGCGAACTCGGCCACCGGCCTCGGACTGCAGTACGGCGCCCAGATAGCCGTCGACGACGCCAACTCCAAGAACCTCGTGCCCGGCGTCACCTTCAAGATCCAGGCGAAGGACGACAAGGCGCAGCCGGCCACCGGCCAGCAGAACGCCACCGCCTTCACGTCGGACAACACCGTCATCGCCGCGGTCGGCCCGCTGAACTCCGGCGTCGCCCAGTCGATGCAGCAGGTGTTCGCCAACGCCAACATGGTGGAGATCTCGCCCGCCAACACCAACCCGGCCCTGACCCAGGGCAAGGACTGGGCGACCGGCAAGAAGGTCCGGCCGTTCCCGACCTACTTCCGTACCGCCACCACCGACGCCAACCAGGGCGGCTTCGCCGGCGACTACGCCTTCAACACCATCAAGAAGACCAACGCCTTCGTGGTCGACGACAAGCAGACCTACGGCGCGGGCCTGGCCGGCATCTTCAAGACGAAGTTCACCAGCCTGGGCGGCAAGATCGCCGGCACCGACCACGTCAACACCGGTGACACCGACTACTCCACCCTCGTCACCAAGATCAAGAACTCGCACGCCGACATGGTCTACTACGGCGGCCAGTACGACGAGTCCGAGCAGATCACCAAGCAGCTCAAGGCGGCCGGCGTCAAGATCCCGCTGATGGGCGGCGACGGCATGTACTCCGACACCTACATCACCACCGCGGGCCCCGCCGCGGAAGGCGACCTGGTCACCTCGGTCGGCGTCCCCGTCACCACGCTGCAGACCGCCACCGACTTCATCGCCGCCTACAAGGCCAAGAAGTACCCGGGCGACTACGGCACCTACGGCGGCTACTCCTACGACGCCACCACCGCGATCATCAAGGCCGTCAAGGTCGTCGCGGACGCCAACGGCGGCAAGCTGCCGGCCATCCCCGACGCCCGCAAGGCCGTCGTCGACGCCGTCCAGAAGACCGACTTCGACGGCGTCGCCGGCCACGTGTCGTTCGACGAGTTCGGTGACACCACCAACAAGCAGCTGACCGTCTACCAGGTCAAGTCCGGCAAGTGGGTCGCCGTCAAGTCCGGCACCTACACCGGCTGA
- a CDS encoding branched-chain amino acid ABC transporter permease: protein MTDLSTNAAAMTVTDPGARRTDSYIPLPFAAARLLTLLGVVASIASTFMSWTYTTDFPGDLTVSGYPGGLQIMTLIGAILTGVIALGAFKVKGLAWLNPSRSYNSVLLLALGTLGTTWYTVIDIAAKLGGLANLDPGAFVAAVGSLALFIGTLALPIDRHPREEEDAEYIELGSLGTLRLAVAAYRWLRELRFNHSDIKVSDPRRLNIWLQRLVIVVVFAAGLKILTFGLATDYSDIFLGYLIVVSFGFWGLGAAGLLQQFQQLTRENRVFSSSVGILAAIAYPFAQNNEHWANLGVSILIVGTVALGLNIVVGLTGLLDLGYVAFLGVGAYTAALVSGSQYSIWSGVQFPFWAAALTGAAAALVFGVLIGAPTLRLRGDYLAIVTLGFGEIFRIVVNNLDGVSGPKITNGPDGIAQIPDLSIFGYNLGVTHAVGSFTLGRFANYYLLMLVITVIVVVVFTRAADSRIGRSWIAIREDETAATAMGINGFRVKLTAFALGACLAGLAGTVSAHVTNSVVPNPYVFSGSVPPNSAFLLAAVVLGGMGTVSGPILGAALLYLIPEKLDFLARYELFAFGIALVLIMRLRPEGIIANRRRQLEFHEDESTTPDKRTLGDDTVPVGTAGA from the coding sequence ATGACCGACCTGTCCACCAACGCAGCCGCCATGACCGTCACCGACCCCGGCGCACGCAGGACCGACAGCTACATCCCGCTGCCCTTCGCCGCGGCCCGGCTGCTGACCCTGCTCGGCGTGGTCGCCTCGATCGCCTCGACCTTCATGTCCTGGACGTACACCACCGACTTCCCCGGTGACCTCACCGTCAGCGGATACCCCGGCGGCCTCCAGATCATGACGCTGATCGGCGCCATCCTCACCGGCGTCATCGCGCTCGGCGCCTTCAAGGTCAAGGGCCTGGCCTGGCTCAACCCCAGCCGCTCGTACAACTCGGTGCTGCTGCTGGCCCTCGGCACCCTCGGCACCACCTGGTACACGGTGATCGACATCGCCGCCAAGCTCGGCGGCCTGGCCAACCTCGACCCCGGCGCCTTCGTCGCCGCCGTCGGCAGCCTCGCGCTCTTCATCGGCACCCTCGCCCTGCCGATCGACCGCCACCCGCGCGAGGAGGAGGACGCCGAATACATCGAACTCGGCTCGCTGGGCACCCTCCGGCTCGCCGTCGCCGCCTACCGCTGGCTGCGCGAACTGCGCTTCAACCACAGCGACATCAAGGTCTCCGACCCGCGCCGGCTCAACATCTGGCTCCAGCGCCTGGTCATCGTCGTCGTCTTCGCCGCCGGCCTGAAGATCCTCACCTTCGGCCTGGCCACCGACTACAGCGACATCTTCCTCGGCTACCTGATCGTCGTCTCCTTCGGCTTCTGGGGCCTCGGCGCCGCAGGACTGCTCCAGCAGTTCCAGCAGCTCACCCGCGAGAACCGGGTGTTCTCCTCCAGCGTCGGCATCCTGGCCGCCATCGCCTACCCCTTCGCCCAGAACAACGAGCACTGGGCGAACCTCGGCGTCAGCATCCTCATCGTCGGCACCGTCGCCCTCGGCCTGAACATCGTCGTCGGCCTCACCGGCCTGCTCGACCTCGGCTACGTCGCCTTCCTCGGCGTCGGCGCCTACACCGCGGCCCTGGTCTCCGGCTCCCAGTACTCGATCTGGTCCGGCGTGCAGTTCCCGTTCTGGGCCGCCGCCCTCACCGGCGCCGCCGCCGCACTGGTCTTCGGCGTCCTCATCGGCGCCCCCACCCTGCGGCTGCGCGGCGACTACCTGGCGATCGTCACCCTCGGCTTCGGAGAGATCTTCCGCATCGTCGTCAACAACCTCGACGGCGTCAGCGGCCCCAAGATCACCAACGGCCCGGACGGCATCGCGCAGATCCCCGACCTGTCGATCTTCGGCTACAACCTCGGCGTCACCCACGCCGTCGGGTCCTTCACCCTCGGCCGGTTCGCCAACTACTACCTGCTGATGCTCGTCATCACCGTGATCGTGGTGGTCGTCTTCACCCGGGCCGCCGACTCCCGGATCGGCCGCTCCTGGATCGCCATCCGCGAGGACGAGACCGCCGCCACCGCCATGGGCATCAACGGCTTCCGCGTCAAGCTCACCGCCTTCGCCCTCGGCGCCTGCCTGGCCGGCCTCGCGGGAACGGTCAGCGCCCACGTCACCAACAGCGTCGTGCCCAACCCCTACGTCTTCTCCGGCTCGGTGCCGCCCAACTCCGCCTTCCTGCTCGCCGCCGTCGTCCTCGGCGGCATGGGCACGGTCAGCGGCCCGATCCTCGGCGCGGCACTGCTCTACCTGATCCCCGAGAAGCTCGACTTCCTCGCCAGGTACGAACTCTTCGCCTTCGGCATCGCCCTGGTCCTGATCATGCGCCTGCGGCCCGAGGGCATCATCGCCAACCGGCGCCGGCAGCTTGAATTCCACGAGGACGAATCCACGACGCCGGACAAACGCACCCTCGGCGACGACACCGTCCCCGTCGGCACGGCAGGGGCGTGA
- a CDS encoding lysine N(6)-hydroxylase/L-ornithine N(5)-oxygenase family protein has product MNAPTPPEQEPEPDPEAAPRQDQEPFDLLGVGIGPFNLSLAALADAVPGLNAAFYDQRQDFHWHPGLLIDGATLQVPFLADLVTLADPASRWSFLNFLKTRERLFPFYFAERLHVHRAEYDAYCRWVAGALPSTHFGQQVDTVRWDAGRGHFEVDHTRLDAQGEAEALGRTYARHLVLGVGTAPYVPEPLRPLAEAPTVPVVHSADYLPQRDRLLAAEHITVIGSGQSGAEVFLDLLRSRPAGREAITWLARTPAFAPMEYSRLGLEHFTPDYTRYFHGLPEPVRDRLVPEQWQLHKGIDTETITAIHDELYRRTLDGGWPDAVLTPGVTVRTAGRIGSTGVELHLEHADQGTRTRMVTSAVVLATGYRERPLDQLLGPLHPYLLRDAAGRPRIDARHRLELDRRITGRIYVQNAERHTHGVGAPDLGLAAWRSAVVLNDLTGLLTGAEHYPLPARTAFTTFGLDGAAACDTPTRTAALRRG; this is encoded by the coding sequence ATGAACGCCCCGACCCCACCGGAACAGGAACCAGAACCCGACCCGGAAGCCGCACCGCGCCAGGACCAGGAGCCGTTCGACCTGCTGGGCGTCGGCATCGGCCCGTTCAACCTGTCACTGGCCGCCCTCGCCGACGCCGTACCCGGCCTGAACGCGGCCTTCTACGACCAGCGGCAGGACTTCCACTGGCACCCGGGGCTGCTGATCGACGGCGCCACCTTGCAGGTGCCCTTCCTCGCCGACCTGGTGACCCTCGCCGACCCGGCCAGCCGCTGGTCGTTCCTGAACTTCCTCAAGACCCGCGAGCGGCTCTTCCCGTTCTACTTCGCCGAGCGCCTCCATGTGCACCGGGCCGAATACGACGCCTACTGCCGCTGGGTCGCCGGGGCGCTGCCCAGCACCCACTTCGGGCAGCAGGTCGACACCGTCCGCTGGGACGCCGGGCGCGGCCACTTCGAGGTCGACCACACCCGGCTCGACGCGCAGGGCGAGGCCGAGGCCCTGGGGCGTACGTACGCCAGGCACCTGGTGCTGGGCGTCGGCACGGCTCCCTACGTACCGGAGCCGCTGCGACCGCTCGCCGAGGCGCCGACCGTACCCGTGGTGCACTCCGCGGACTATCTGCCGCAGCGGGACCGGCTGCTGGCCGCCGAGCACATCACCGTGATCGGCTCGGGGCAGTCCGGCGCGGAGGTCTTCCTCGACCTGCTGCGCTCCCGTCCCGCGGGCCGGGAGGCGATCACCTGGCTGGCGCGTACCCCGGCCTTCGCGCCGATGGAGTACAGCCGGCTGGGCCTGGAGCACTTCACGCCCGACTACACCCGCTACTTCCACGGCCTGCCAGAGCCGGTGCGCGACCGGCTGGTGCCGGAGCAGTGGCAGCTGCACAAGGGCATCGACACCGAGACCATCACCGCCATCCACGACGAGCTGTACCGCCGCACCCTGGACGGCGGCTGGCCCGACGCGGTGCTGACCCCCGGCGTCACCGTGCGCACCGCGGGCCGGATCGGCAGCACCGGCGTCGAACTGCACCTGGAGCACGCCGACCAGGGCACCCGGACCCGGATGGTGACCAGTGCCGTGGTGCTGGCCACCGGCTACCGCGAGCGCCCGCTCGACCAGCTGCTCGGCCCGCTGCACCCGTATCTGCTGCGGGACGCCGCGGGCCGGCCGCGGATCGACGCCCGGCACCGGCTGGAGCTGGACCGGCGGATCACCGGCCGGATCTACGTCCAGAACGCCGAACGCCACACCCACGGCGTCGGCGCCCCGGACCTGGGCCTCGCCGCCTGGCGGTCCGCGGTCGTCCTGAACGACCTGACGGGGCTGCTGACCGGCGCGGAGCACTATCCGCTGCCGGCCAGGACAGCCTTCACCACCTTCGGTCTCGACGGCGCCGCCGCCTGTGACACCCCTACGCGAACAGCGGCACTCCGGCGCGGGTGA